Proteins from a genomic interval of Kitasatospora kifunensis:
- a CDS encoding UDP-N-acetylmuramoyl-tripeptide--D-alanyl-D-alanine ligase: MIALTLAEVAAATGGELADGADPQALVTGPLAIDSRKAAPGGLFAAFRGERVDGHAFAAQAVAAGAVAVLAERPLGVPAVLVPDVQVAMGRLAQAVADRAGATVVALTGSAGKTSTKDLIAQLLAKIGPTVFTEGSLNNELGFPMTATRVEPDTRHLVLEMGARHKGDIAYLCSLARPSIGLVLNVGSAHLGEFGSKEGIAQAKGELVEALAEDGTAILNADDPLVREMAARTRAKVVTFGETPGADVRAQDVRLDSTGRPSFTLSTLAGSARVQLRLYGEHHVSNALAAAAVAMELGLSVDDTAAALGEAGALSRWRMEVVDRADGVTVVNDAYNANPESMRAALRALATMGGRGPERRRTWAVLGEMRELGEESLDEHDAIGRLAVRLDVTKLVAVGGREAACMELGARNEGSWGEESVLVSDADAAVELLRGQLRPGDVVLVKASRSVGLERVAQALLADGAAQ, from the coding sequence GTGATCGCACTGACCCTGGCCGAGGTGGCCGCCGCGACCGGTGGCGAACTGGCCGACGGGGCCGACCCGCAGGCGCTGGTGACCGGACCGCTGGCGATCGACTCCCGCAAGGCCGCGCCCGGCGGCCTGTTCGCCGCCTTCCGCGGCGAGCGGGTGGACGGGCACGCCTTTGCCGCGCAGGCCGTGGCGGCCGGCGCCGTGGCGGTGCTCGCCGAGCGTCCGCTGGGCGTGCCCGCGGTGCTGGTTCCCGACGTGCAGGTGGCGATGGGCCGACTCGCCCAGGCGGTGGCCGACCGGGCCGGCGCCACGGTGGTGGCGCTGACCGGCTCGGCCGGCAAGACCAGCACCAAGGACCTGATCGCGCAGCTGCTGGCCAAGATCGGCCCGACGGTCTTCACCGAGGGCTCGCTCAACAACGAGCTCGGCTTCCCGATGACCGCGACCAGGGTCGAGCCGGACACCCGCCACCTGGTGCTGGAGATGGGCGCCCGACACAAGGGCGACATCGCCTACCTGTGCTCGCTGGCCCGTCCCTCGATCGGTCTGGTGCTCAACGTCGGCAGCGCGCACCTGGGGGAGTTCGGCTCCAAGGAGGGCATCGCGCAGGCCAAGGGCGAGCTGGTCGAGGCACTGGCCGAGGACGGCACCGCGATCCTGAACGCCGACGACCCGCTGGTGCGGGAGATGGCCGCGCGAACCCGGGCGAAGGTGGTCACCTTCGGCGAGACGCCGGGAGCCGATGTCCGGGCACAGGACGTTCGCCTGGACTCCACCGGCCGTCCATCGTTCACGCTGAGCACCCTGGCCGGTTCCGCACGCGTACAACTGCGCCTGTACGGTGAGCACCACGTCTCGAACGCCCTCGCCGCCGCAGCGGTGGCGATGGAGCTCGGACTGTCCGTCGACGACACCGCCGCCGCCTTGGGCGAGGCGGGTGCGCTGTCCCGCTGGCGCATGGAGGTCGTCGACCGGGCCGACGGGGTCACCGTCGTGAACGACGCGTACAACGCGAACCCGGAGTCCATGCGGGCCGCGCTGCGCGCGCTCGCCACGATGGGCGGCCGCGGCCCGGAGCGCCGCCGCACCTGGGCGGTGCTCGGCGAGATGCGGGAGCTCGGCGAGGAGAGCCTCGACGAGCACGACGCCATCGGGCGGCTCGCGGTCCGACTCGACGTCACCAAGCTGGTGGCGGTGGGGGGACGGGAGGCGGCCTGCATGGAACTGGGCGCGAGGAACGAAGGTTCGTGGGGTGAGGAGTCGGTGCTGGTGTCCGACGCGGACGCGGCGGTCGAGCTGCTGCGCGGTCAGCTGCGGCCAGGGGACGTGGTGCTGGTGAAGGCCAGCCGCTCGGTGGGCCTGGAGCGGGTCGCACAGGCCCTGTTGGCGGATGGTGCCGCGCAGTGA
- a CDS encoding DUF58 domain-containing protein — translation MAPAGEPSGFRAGLRGLTTRGRSFLAAGLTAVACSYLLGQSALLRVGVLLAALPLAAALLMLRTRYRVASGRRLTPHRATAGQEARVHLRVDNVSRTPTGLLMLEDKVPYVLGPRPRFVLDRVEPRGYREVSYRVRSDLRGRYPLGPLQLRLSDPFGMCELTRAFTASDTLTVVPLVQALPTVRLSGEWAGYGDSTSRAVALAGDDDTVPREYRHGDDLRRVHWKSTAKYGELMVRREEQPLRARATVLLDTREIGHRGSGPASSFEWAVSCAASVGNHLMERGYQTRLLTDSGIQVPEISTGGSGSVSESVALLLDSLAMMEHSHGSGLARAEEVLRLGGEGLLVAILGALEDEQVAELGRLRRRAGAAIAFVLDTGTWAGLRQLFPESQADENDRQLRLLREAGWTVLPVRAGDSVPELWRLADRHQAQAGSGRRSKGMSA, via the coding sequence GTGGCTCCAGCAGGGGAACCGTCCGGCTTCCGGGCCGGGCTGCGCGGCCTGACCACCCGCGGCCGCTCCTTCCTCGCCGCCGGCCTGACCGCGGTGGCCTGCTCCTACCTGCTGGGCCAGAGCGCGCTCCTGCGGGTCGGCGTGCTGCTGGCCGCGCTGCCACTGGCCGCCGCGCTGCTGATGCTGCGCACCCGCTACCGGGTGGCCAGCGGCCGCCGGCTCACCCCGCACCGGGCGACGGCCGGCCAGGAGGCCCGGGTGCACCTGCGGGTGGACAACGTCTCGCGCACCCCCACCGGCCTGCTGATGCTGGAGGACAAGGTGCCCTACGTGCTCGGCCCGCGTCCGCGCTTCGTGCTGGACCGGGTCGAGCCGCGCGGCTACCGCGAGGTCTCCTACCGGGTCCGCTCCGACCTGCGCGGGCGCTACCCGCTCGGCCCGCTCCAGCTGCGGCTGAGCGATCCGTTCGGGATGTGCGAACTGACCCGCGCGTTCACCGCCTCGGACACCCTGACCGTGGTTCCCCTGGTGCAGGCGCTGCCGACGGTGCGGCTGTCCGGCGAGTGGGCCGGGTACGGCGACAGCACGTCCCGCGCGGTGGCGCTGGCCGGCGACGACGACACCGTGCCGCGCGAGTACCGGCACGGCGACGACCTGCGCCGGGTGCACTGGAAGTCCACCGCCAAGTACGGCGAGCTGATGGTCCGCCGGGAGGAGCAGCCGCTGCGCGCCCGCGCCACCGTGCTGCTCGACACCCGCGAGATCGGGCACCGGGGCAGCGGCCCCGCCTCCTCCTTCGAGTGGGCGGTCAGCTGCGCGGCCTCGGTCGGCAACCACCTGATGGAGCGCGGTTACCAGACCAGGCTGCTGACCGACAGCGGCATCCAGGTCCCCGAGATCAGCACCGGGGGCAGCGGCTCGGTCAGCGAGTCGGTCGCACTGCTGCTGGACTCGCTGGCCATGATGGAGCACTCGCACGGCAGCGGGCTGGCCCGCGCCGAGGAGGTGCTGCGGCTGGGCGGCGAGGGACTGCTGGTGGCGATCCTCGGCGCCCTGGAGGACGAGCAGGTGGCCGAGCTCGGCCGGCTGCGCCGCCGGGCCGGGGCGGCGATCGCCTTCGTGCTGGACACCGGGACCTGGGCCGGCCTGCGCCAGCTCTTTCCCGAGTCGCAGGCGGACGAGAACGACCGGCAGCTGCGCCTGCTGCGTGAGGCGGGCTGGACGGTGCTGCCCGTTCGGGCCGGGGACTCGGTGCCCGAGCTGTGGCGGCTGGCAGACCGGCACCAGGCCCAGGCGGGCAGCGGCCGACGCTCGAAGGGGATGAGCGCGTGA
- a CDS encoding AAA family ATPase, giving the protein MTTYNEQAGLDRHGAHPRPAAAVPMGPVGLPELSAVIERVRSSVESVIEGKPEAVRLALTVMLAEGHLLLEDVPGVGKTMLAKALARSVDCTVRRIQFTPDLLPSDVTGTNVFDQQRMDFEFRPGAIFAQIVVGDEINRASPKTQSALLESMAERQVTIDGTTYELPLPFMVVATQNPVEMEGTYPLPEAQRDRFMARISIGYPSPEAELAMLDSHGGASPLEDLQPVAHADDILKLIDLVRTVHVADSIRRYAVDLVTATRNSPELRLGASPRATLHLIRAARAAAALAGREYVLPDDLQALAVPILAHRLLPTAEAQLSRRGAEQIVAELVTRVPIPHPQGPGSGGLGRRS; this is encoded by the coding sequence GTGACGACCTACAACGAGCAGGCCGGTCTCGACAGGCACGGGGCACACCCGCGGCCTGCGGCGGCGGTCCCGATGGGACCGGTGGGCCTGCCCGAGTTGAGCGCGGTCATCGAGCGGGTCAGGTCCTCGGTGGAGAGCGTGATCGAGGGCAAGCCGGAGGCGGTACGGCTGGCGCTGACCGTGATGCTGGCCGAGGGGCACCTGCTGCTGGAGGACGTGCCCGGCGTCGGCAAGACCATGCTGGCCAAGGCGCTGGCCCGATCGGTGGACTGCACGGTGCGCCGCATCCAGTTCACCCCCGACCTGCTGCCCTCGGACGTGACCGGCACCAACGTCTTCGACCAGCAGCGGATGGACTTCGAGTTCCGGCCCGGCGCGATCTTCGCGCAGATCGTGGTCGGCGACGAGATCAACCGCGCCTCGCCCAAGACCCAGTCGGCGCTGCTGGAGTCGATGGCCGAGCGTCAGGTCACCATCGACGGCACCACCTACGAGCTGCCCCTGCCGTTCATGGTGGTGGCCACCCAGAACCCGGTGGAGATGGAGGGCACCTACCCGCTGCCCGAGGCGCAGCGGGACCGCTTCATGGCCCGGATCTCGATCGGTTACCCGAGCCCCGAGGCCGAGCTGGCGATGCTGGACTCGCACGGCGGCGCCTCCCCCCTGGAGGACCTGCAGCCGGTCGCGCACGCGGACGACATCCTCAAGCTGATCGACCTGGTCCGCACCGTGCACGTGGCCGACAGCATCCGCCGCTACGCGGTCGACCTGGTCACCGCCACCCGCAACTCGCCCGAGCTGCGACTGGGCGCCTCCCCCCGGGCCACCCTGCACCTGATCAGGGCCGCCCGCGCCGCGGCCGCGCTGGCCGGGCGCGAGTACGTGCTCCCCGACGACCTGCAGGCACTGGCCGTGCCGATCCTGGCGCACCGTCTGCTGCCCACCGCCGAGGCCCAGTTGAGCCGGCGCGGCGCCGAGCAGATCGTCGCCGAGCTGGTCACCCGGGTGCCGATCCCGCACCCGCAGGGTCCGGGCTCCGGCGGTCTCGGTCGGCGGTCCTGA
- a CDS encoding peptidoglycan D,D-transpeptidase FtsI family protein, producing MSTPRRPDSPGERRERPAAPQQRRTGERPRGAGAQPPKAAAKPPGAARSAGAAKPAAKRPAPAKRPAAAKRPGGRPPARPQPRRLKLADPKRRLRVVTVALAVVFSVFAGRLVQIQLVDSSALAADASTYRYVEVTLPATRGSITTADGVALATTVDAYDITADPTMFAPKALHIPDGPEQAADLLAPILNMPRDKVIAKLRTPNTQGITLAPRQSPQTRNQIMDLRTALTKKVDTKTCRAQKLQAAKPVSQGGRSSIDDACANPLEGIFSAETSSRVYPADGLASNLVGFVNSEGTGAGGLELQYQKQLAGQAGHRTSAVSGNQPIPTGGGTTEQDAVPGSDVRLTINQDIQWAAQRAITDQVSTAGASSGYVIVQDVKSGQVLAMATSPGFNPNDLSTASADQLGNPALQDAYEPGSTAKLMTMAAVLDTGSASWDSHVTVPGTLQRADRVFHDDVDHDTWYLTLAGVLAKSSNIGTIEAAEHLGKDQQQSNQILGGYLQKFGIGQPSGLGFPGETRGILANPADWKGSQQYTIPFGQGLSVNALQATSVFSTIANGGVRVAPSLLAGVTGPDGRFTPAAPPAQTRVVKPETAKTLGEMLESVVTDEQGTGNAAQIPGYRVAGKTGTANRVDPKTGKYNGYTASFIGFAPADAPRVTVSCVIQNPVNGHFGGQLCGPVFKQVMEFTLKTLQVPPSSSPPPNLPVDWKP from the coding sequence ATGAGTACCCCACGCCGCCCCGACAGCCCAGGCGAGCGCCGTGAGCGGCCCGCCGCGCCCCAGCAGCGCCGCACCGGCGAGCGGCCGCGGGGGGCGGGGGCGCAGCCGCCGAAGGCCGCCGCCAAGCCGCCGGGCGCCGCCAGGTCCGCTGGTGCCGCCAAGCCGGCGGCCAAGCGTCCCGCCCCCGCCAAGCGCCCGGCTGCCGCCAAGCGTCCGGGCGGCCGTCCGCCGGCCCGCCCGCAGCCGCGCCGGCTCAAGCTGGCCGACCCCAAGCGTCGGCTTCGCGTGGTCACCGTCGCGCTGGCCGTGGTCTTCTCGGTCTTCGCCGGACGCCTGGTGCAGATCCAGCTGGTCGACTCCAGTGCGCTGGCCGCCGATGCCAGCACCTACCGCTATGTGGAGGTCACGCTCCCCGCGACCCGCGGCTCGATAACGACCGCCGACGGCGTGGCGCTGGCCACCACGGTGGACGCCTACGACATCACCGCGGACCCGACCATGTTCGCTCCCAAGGCGCTGCACATCCCCGACGGCCCCGAGCAGGCAGCCGACCTGCTGGCGCCGATCCTGAACATGCCCCGGGACAAGGTGATCGCCAAGCTGCGCACGCCCAACACCCAGGGCATCACGCTGGCCCCCCGGCAGAGCCCGCAGACCCGCAACCAGATCATGGACCTGCGCACCGCGCTCACCAAGAAGGTCGACACCAAGACCTGCCGGGCCCAGAAGCTGCAGGCCGCCAAGCCGGTCAGCCAGGGCGGCCGCAGCAGCATCGACGACGCCTGCGCCAACCCGCTTGAGGGGATCTTCTCGGCGGAGACCAGCAGCCGGGTCTACCCCGCCGACGGCCTGGCGTCCAACCTGGTCGGCTTCGTCAACAGCGAGGGCACCGGGGCCGGCGGCCTGGAGCTGCAGTACCAGAAGCAGCTGGCCGGCCAGGCCGGGCACCGCACCTCGGCGGTCTCCGGCAATCAGCCGATCCCCACCGGCGGCGGCACCACCGAGCAGGACGCGGTGCCCGGCAGCGATGTGCGCCTGACGATCAACCAGGACATCCAGTGGGCCGCCCAGCGGGCCATCACCGACCAGGTGAGCACGGCCGGCGCTTCGAGCGGCTACGTGATCGTCCAGGACGTGAAGAGCGGTCAGGTCCTGGCCATGGCCACCTCACCCGGATTCAACCCCAACGACCTGAGCACCGCCAGCGCCGACCAGCTCGGCAACCCGGCCCTGCAGGACGCCTACGAGCCCGGCAGCACGGCCAAGCTGATGACCATGGCCGCGGTGCTGGACACCGGCAGCGCCAGCTGGGACAGCCACGTGACCGTCCCCGGCACGCTGCAGCGCGCCGACCGGGTCTTCCACGACGACGTCGACCACGACACCTGGTACCTGACCCTGGCCGGGGTGCTCGCCAAGTCCTCCAACATCGGCACCATCGAGGCCGCCGAACACCTGGGCAAGGACCAGCAGCAGTCGAACCAGATCCTCGGCGGCTACCTGCAGAAGTTCGGCATCGGGCAGCCCAGCGGCCTCGGCTTCCCCGGCGAGACCCGGGGCATCCTGGCCAATCCGGCCGACTGGAAGGGCTCGCAGCAGTACACCATCCCGTTCGGCCAGGGCCTGTCGGTCAACGCGCTGCAGGCCACCTCGGTCTTCTCCACCATCGCCAACGGCGGGGTCAGGGTGGCGCCCAGCCTGTTGGCCGGGGTGACCGGACCGGACGGGCGTTTCACCCCCGCCGCGCCGCCCGCGCAGACCCGGGTGGTCAAGCCGGAGACGGCCAAGACCCTGGGCGAGATGCTGGAATCGGTGGTCACCGACGAGCAGGGCACCGGAAACGCGGCCCAGATTCCCGGCTACCGGGTGGCGGGCAAGACCGGCACCGCCAACCGGGTGGACCCCAAAACCGGCAAGTACAACGGCTACACCGCCTCCTTCATCGGCTTCGCGCCCGCCGACGCGCCCCGGGTCACGGTCTCCTGCGTGATCCAGAACCCGGTCAACGGGCACTTCGGCGGTCAACTCTGCGGTCCGGTCTTCAAGCAGGTGATGGAGTTCACCCTGAAGACCCTCCAGGTGCCGCCGAGCAGCAGCCCGCCGCCCAACCTGCCCGTCGACTGGAAGCCCTGA
- a CDS encoding UDP-N-acetylmuramoyl-L-alanyl-D-glutamate--2,6-diaminopimelate ligase, whose product MAKSVNHLTSTGPSPRADRGSLGFLCPGADSLPAVPKSDQTRVSPPRPSAAAPVPLAEIAQLLGLAAVEGEPATGITHDSRAVRPGDLYVAFAGANHHGAAFAAQAAAAGAVAVLTDPAGAEQASNLAVPLLVVARPREFMGALAARIYGNPSQALLTIGITGTNGKTTTSYLVEGGLKGAGRTPGVIGTVEMRVGTERIKSERTTPEATDLHAILAVMRERGADAVVMEVSSHALVFGRADGVSYDVAVFNNLTPEHLDFHPDMEDYYQAKARLFEAGRSRAGVVNLDDAYGRRLAAEAAIPVSTFSATGAAEAHWRAVDVQLGPIGSTFRVLGPDGQCADAAVPLPGPFNVANALAAITALVTAGLPLAEAVAGVAAVPGVPGRLERVDAGQDFVAVVDYAHKPDALKAVLESLREVTKGRLHVVVGCGGDRDPFKRAPMGKSAARLADTAVLTSDNPRSEDALAILASMLGGALEVPEAERGEVLLVPDRAAAIAAAVARAQAGDTVLVAGKGHELGQYVKGEVRPFDDREVLREAITRSHPQSRGVEQP is encoded by the coding sequence ATGGCGAAATCTGTGAACCACCTCACATCCACCGGCCCTTCCCCACGGGCTGACCGAGGCTCACTTGGCTTCCTGTGCCCTGGGGCCGATAGCCTGCCCGCCGTGCCGAAATCAGACCAAACCCGTGTGAGCCCACCCCGCCCGAGTGCGGCGGCGCCTGTCCCGCTCGCCGAGATCGCCCAACTGCTGGGCCTCGCGGCGGTCGAGGGCGAGCCGGCCACCGGCATCACCCACGACTCGCGCGCGGTGCGACCGGGCGACCTCTACGTGGCGTTCGCCGGGGCCAACCACCACGGCGCTGCCTTCGCGGCCCAGGCCGCGGCTGCCGGTGCCGTCGCCGTCCTCACCGACCCGGCGGGCGCCGAGCAGGCGAGCAACCTCGCGGTGCCGCTGCTCGTGGTGGCCCGACCCAGGGAGTTCATGGGCGCGCTGGCCGCCCGGATCTACGGCAACCCCTCGCAGGCGCTGCTGACCATCGGCATCACCGGCACCAACGGCAAGACCACCACCTCCTACCTGGTCGAGGGCGGCCTCAAGGGCGCGGGCCGCACCCCCGGGGTGATCGGCACCGTGGAGATGCGGGTCGGCACCGAGCGGATCAAGAGCGAGCGGACCACCCCCGAGGCCACCGACCTGCACGCGATCCTCGCCGTGATGCGCGAGCGCGGGGCCGACGCGGTGGTGATGGAGGTCTCCAGTCACGCGCTGGTCTTCGGGCGGGCCGACGGCGTCTCCTACGACGTGGCGGTCTTCAACAACCTGACGCCGGAGCACCTCGACTTCCACCCGGACATGGAGGACTACTACCAGGCCAAGGCGCGGCTCTTCGAGGCCGGACGCAGCCGGGCCGGGGTGGTCAACCTGGACGACGCCTACGGCCGCCGCCTGGCCGCCGAGGCCGCGATCCCGGTCAGCACCTTCTCCGCCACCGGCGCGGCCGAGGCCCACTGGCGGGCGGTGGACGTGCAGCTGGGCCCGATCGGCTCGACCTTCCGGGTGCTGGGCCCCGATGGCCAGTGCGCGGACGCCGCCGTGCCGCTGCCCGGTCCTTTCAACGTCGCCAACGCGCTGGCCGCGATCACCGCGCTGGTCACCGCCGGGCTGCCGTTGGCCGAGGCGGTGGCCGGGGTGGCCGCGGTGCCGGGTGTGCCGGGCCGCCTGGAGCGGGTGGACGCCGGGCAGGACTTCGTCGCGGTGGTCGACTACGCGCACAAGCCGGACGCGCTCAAGGCCGTGCTGGAGTCGCTGCGCGAGGTCACCAAGGGGCGGCTGCACGTGGTGGTGGGCTGCGGCGGTGACCGGGACCCGTTCAAGCGCGCCCCGATGGGCAAGAGCGCCGCACGCCTGGCCGACACCGCCGTGCTGACCAGCGACAACCCGCGTTCCGAGGACGCGCTGGCGATCCTGGCCAGCATGCTGGGCGGCGCGCTGGAGGTGCCGGAGGCCGAGCGCGGCGAGGTCCTGCTGGTGCCGGACCGTGCGGCGGCGATCGCCGCCGCGGTGGCCCGCGCGCAGGCCGGCGACACCGTGCTGGTGGCCGGCAAGGGCCATGAACTGGGCCAGTACGTCAAGGGCGAGGTCCGCCCGTTCGACGACCGGGAGGTGCTGCGCGAGGCCATCACGCGCAGCCACCCCCAGTCCCGAGGAGTGGAGCAGCCGTGA
- a CDS encoding beta-class carbonic anhydrase: MTVTPDRPFPADPTASAPATIIDRFVTANRVYAESFKDGGMDARPVRKVTVVACMDARLDLFAALGLELGDAHVIRNAGGVVTDDTIRSLTISQRALGTRSIALIHHTGCGLLGLTEDFRHELELEVGQRPQWAVESFVDLDGDVRQSMQRVRTSPFLPHTNDVRGFVFDVHTGLLREVH; the protein is encoded by the coding sequence ATGACAGTGACTCCCGACCGGCCGTTCCCCGCCGACCCCACTGCCTCGGCGCCTGCGACGATCATCGATCGCTTCGTCACCGCCAACCGCGTCTACGCCGAGAGCTTCAAGGACGGCGGCATGGACGCCCGTCCGGTGCGCAAGGTCACCGTGGTGGCCTGCATGGACGCGCGCCTGGACCTGTTCGCGGCGCTCGGCCTCGAACTGGGTGACGCCCACGTGATCCGCAACGCCGGCGGCGTGGTGACCGACGACACCATCCGCTCGCTGACCATCAGCCAGCGCGCGCTCGGCACCCGGTCGATCGCGCTGATCCACCACACCGGCTGCGGCCTGCTCGGCCTGACCGAGGACTTCCGCCACGAGTTGGAGCTGGAGGTGGGACAGCGCCCGCAGTGGGCCGTGGAGTCCTTCGTCGACCTGGACGGCGACGTGCGCCAGTCCATGCAACGGGTGCGCACCTCGCCGTTCCTGCCGCACACCAACGACGTGCGGGGCTTCGTCTTCGACGTGCACACCGGTCTGCTCCGCGAGGTGCACTGA
- the rsmH gene encoding 16S rRNA (cytosine(1402)-N(4))-methyltransferase RsmH translates to MATGTPEPKHVPVMLQRCMDALAPAISTPGAVVVDATLGLGGHSEALLRQFPEVRLVAVDRDPVALRLSGERLAPFGERATLVHAVYDEIPEVLADLGIDEVQGLLFDLGVSSMQLDEAERGFAYAQDAPLDMRMDQTRGLSAAEVLNTYSHGQLARILKVYGEERFAGKIASVIVREREKEPFTNSARLVELVRNAIPAATRRTGGNPAKRTFQALRIEVNGELEVLDRAIPNALGVLALGGRIAVMSYQSLEDRLVKQYFAAGATSTAPPGLPFIPEEHQPWLKLITRGAELATEAEIEENRRAAPVRLRVAERIRSTNTRG, encoded by the coding sequence ATGGCCACTGGCACACCGGAACCCAAGCACGTACCGGTCATGCTGCAACGCTGCATGGACGCGCTGGCCCCGGCGATCAGCACTCCCGGCGCCGTGGTGGTGGACGCCACCCTGGGCCTGGGCGGGCACAGCGAGGCGCTGTTGCGCCAGTTCCCCGAGGTCCGCCTGGTCGCGGTGGACCGCGACCCGGTGGCGCTGCGGCTGTCCGGCGAGCGGCTGGCGCCGTTCGGCGAGCGGGCCACCCTGGTGCACGCGGTCTACGACGAGATCCCCGAGGTGCTGGCCGATCTCGGCATCGACGAGGTCCAGGGCCTGCTCTTCGATCTCGGCGTCTCCTCGATGCAGCTGGACGAGGCCGAGCGCGGCTTCGCCTACGCCCAGGACGCCCCGCTGGACATGCGGATGGACCAGACTCGCGGGCTGAGCGCGGCCGAGGTGCTCAACACCTACAGCCACGGGCAACTGGCCCGGATCCTCAAGGTCTACGGCGAGGAGCGGTTCGCCGGCAAGATCGCCTCGGTGATCGTGCGCGAACGCGAGAAGGAACCGTTCACCAACAGCGCGCGTCTGGTGGAGTTGGTACGCAACGCGATCCCGGCGGCGACCCGGCGCACCGGCGGCAACCCGGCCAAGCGGACCTTCCAGGCGCTGCGGATCGAGGTCAACGGCGAACTGGAGGTGCTCGACCGGGCCATTCCGAACGCGCTCGGGGTGCTGGCGCTGGGCGGGCGGATCGCCGTGATGTCCTATCAGTCGCTGGAGGACCGCCTGGTCAAGCAGTACTTCGCGGCCGGCGCCACCAGCACCGCACCGCCCGGGCTGCCGTTCATCCCCGAGGAGCACCAGCCCTGGCTCAAGCTGATCACCCGCGGTGCCGAACTGGCCACCGAGGCGGAGATCGAGGAGAACCGGCGCGCCGCGCCCGTCCGGCTGCGGGTGGCGGAGAGGATCCGGAGTACGAACACCCGGGGCTAG
- a CDS encoding septum formation initiator family protein, translating into MNRENMVQAAGEGKQQGRLLPGQLGRSRITVRPGRPPRGGGRGRMPFAVLMVLLLALGLLGLLMLNTALNEGSFELTKLQKQTNTLTDQQQRLQQQIDHAAAPDALEKSARQLGMVAGGDPAFLQDDGKVLGSPAPAKDSPPVKRTGVELWPATGPAAPPAAPPSSASPDPAATGEGSLRVDPAPSQSPGASPSPSSSPSPSGSPR; encoded by the coding sequence GTGAACCGGGAGAACATGGTGCAGGCGGCCGGCGAGGGCAAGCAGCAGGGCAGACTGCTGCCCGGGCAGCTGGGACGGAGCCGGATCACCGTGCGCCCCGGGCGCCCCCCACGCGGCGGCGGGCGCGGCCGCATGCCGTTCGCGGTGCTGATGGTGCTGCTGCTCGCTCTTGGGCTGCTCGGGCTGCTGATGCTGAACACCGCGCTGAACGAGGGTTCCTTCGAGCTGACGAAGCTGCAGAAGCAGACCAACACCCTGACGGACCAGCAGCAGAGACTGCAGCAGCAGATCGACCACGCCGCGGCGCCGGACGCGCTGGAGAAGAGCGCCCGTCAGCTCGGCATGGTGGCCGGCGGTGACCCGGCCTTCCTGCAGGACGACGGCAAGGTGCTCGGCAGCCCCGCACCGGCCAAGGACAGTCCGCCGGTCAAGCGCACCGGTGTCGAGCTCTGGCCGGCGACAGGCCCGGCCGCGCCGCCCGCTGCCCCGCCTTCCTCCGCCTCGCCCGATCCGGCGGCCACCGGTGAGGGCTCGCTGCGGGTCGACCCGGCGCCGAGCCAGAGCCCCGGTGCCAGCCCGAGCCCAAGTTCCAGCCCGAGCCCGAGTGGAAGCCCCCGATGA